GATGGATATCTGTTTAACTATTTTTCAAATTCTGGGCATAATTCTGTTGGCTATACCCTAGATGAAACTAATTGGAGCAGAGCAGTTTTTAGCAATTTTCCTGTATATAAAAGAGAATATATGAAAGCTCCTCTTCCAAAGCTTTGTATAGGAAATGAGTTTAATCATAATATAGACTTATTTATTTGGATAGTAAATGACTATAAAGCAGAAAAGTTATTTTTAGAATCTATATTAGCCGACGATACTATAGCTATTTATAATTTTTCTGATTCTGTATATGATAACCAATTATCTACACATATTCCATATGGAAAAACTTCAGTTCTTGACGGACTTGAGGTTTTAAAAAGCAAAAGCTTAATATTTAGAGTAGATATAGATAAATGCAGAGATAATAACGGGTTTATGTACTCAAGTAAAGGTCATTATTTTGTTGAAACTATAAAGCAATATATCAGTAATCCTAACATCACTTATAGAGAGTCTTACTTAAAATACTATTACGAGAAGTTCACCCCATCAAATAGACGAGATAATTATTTATGGTCTTTTGATGCTGATTGTTTTCCCATGGACCATGGCTGGCTGTATGATCCTTGGAGAAAGCCGGCCAATCCACCTCTTAGATTAGCTAGATTCGAAACTAGAAAGGGAGGTAATCACAATTTCGGTCCTAATACGGAGGAATTTGGAGAAGCTGAATTTAAAAGACTTGTAAGTGTCTATGAATCTTTAAAATTAAATGGATATAACCCAGACCTGTATGTAGATGGGTATATTACAGGATATCTTCTTGTTAGAAAAAACGAC
The sequence above is a segment of the Acetoanaerobium noterae genome. Coding sequences within it:
- a CDS encoding ParB N-terminal domain-containing protein — protein: MTEEINNLLNSGKHISAFIECMKSRTEEDVISAKKILKEIKSYSKLSDDYKSYNIKIKSINEEKQFAYSVSRKYKNFLNQIENNVDLTNKTIGYLENTDGYLFNYFSNSGHNSVGYTLDETNWSRAVFSNFPVYKREYMKAPLPKLCIGNEFNHNIDLFIWIVNDYKAEKLFLESILADDTIAIYNFSDSVYDNQLSTHIPYGKTSVLDGLEVLKSKSLIFRVDIDKCRDNNGFMYSSKGHYFVETIKQYISNPNITYRESYLKYYYEKFTPSNRRDNYLWSFDADCFPMDHGWLYDPWRKPANPPLRLARFETRKGGNHNFGPNTEEFGEAEFKRLVSVYESLKLNGYNPDLYVDGYITGYLLVRKNDYRYVISEGQHRIAALAALGYDKIICRFDLKPWTNEVVFYNQAPKWPQVEAGIFSSKLAKLCFEHFFKDNNTNLCAFLNSKN